A window of Campylobacter concisus contains these coding sequences:
- a CDS encoding peptidase U32 family protein — translation MLKRPELLSPAGNLTKLKIALEYGADAVYGSVASFSLRTRSAREFNLETFKEAIDYTHAKGKKFYATINAFPFNSQIEPLKRHLQTISAMKPDAFIIATPGVMSLAKAIAPDIEIHLSTQANVMNALDAKIYHDMGAKRIVVAREMNLKDVIKIKEEIPTLDIEIFVHGSMCFAYSGRCLVSSVQSGRMSNRGSCANDCRFKYELYAKNEESGVLFRLEEDENGTHIMNSKDLCLISHIKEIVDSGVIDSLKIEGRTKSEYYAACTARAYKMAIDDAMDDKFDAQIYENEINTLKNRGFTDGYLVHRPYERIDTQNHVSSLEEGTHQVNAISEDGEFFKCKYKIFPGNSYEIVAPTGSVIEDGENEISKIYSQDGKKFIKFKQLITKKGKVMSEIHSGNENEISLGVKLPKFSFLREKI, via the coding sequence GTGCTAAAAAGGCCTGAGCTTTTATCTCCAGCTGGAAATTTAACAAAACTTAAAATCGCCCTTGAGTATGGAGCCGACGCTGTTTATGGCTCGGTGGCTAGCTTTTCACTAAGGACTAGATCGGCGAGGGAATTTAACCTTGAAACATTCAAAGAGGCGATAGACTACACACATGCAAAGGGAAAGAAATTTTATGCGACCATAAATGCTTTTCCTTTTAACTCTCAGATCGAGCCACTAAAAAGGCACTTGCAGACTATCTCGGCTATGAAGCCAGATGCCTTTATTATCGCAACTCCAGGCGTTATGAGTTTAGCAAAAGCCATCGCTCCTGATATCGAGATACATCTCTCAACTCAGGCAAACGTTATGAATGCGCTTGATGCAAAAATTTATCATGATATGGGTGCAAAACGTATCGTCGTAGCACGCGAGATGAACTTAAAAGATGTCATAAAGATAAAAGAAGAAATTCCAACTCTTGATATCGAAATTTTTGTACATGGCTCAATGTGCTTTGCCTACTCTGGCAGGTGCCTAGTAAGCTCAGTTCAAAGCGGACGTATGTCAAATCGCGGCAGCTGCGCAAATGATTGTAGATTTAAGTATGAACTTTACGCTAAAAACGAAGAGAGTGGCGTGCTTTTCCGCTTAGAAGAGGATGAAAACGGCACTCATATTATGAACTCAAAGGATCTTTGCCTCATCTCGCACATCAAAGAGATCGTTGATAGTGGTGTAATAGATAGCCTAAAAATAGAAGGTCGCACAAAGAGCGAGTACTACGCAGCTTGCACGGCAAGAGCCTATAAAATGGCGATAGATGACGCCATGGACGATAAATTTGACGCACAAATTTATGAAAATGAGATAAATACACTGAAAAATCGCGGCTTTACAGACGGCTACTTGGTGCATAGGCCTTATGAGAGAATAGATACGCAAAATCACGTTAGTAGCCTAGAAGAGGGCACACATCAGGTAAATGCCATAAGCGAAGATGGCGAATTTTTTAAGTGTAAATATAAAATTTTTCCAGGCAATAGCTATGAGATCGTGGCTCCTACTGGATCGGTTATAGAAGATGGTGAAAATGAAATCTCAAAGATTTATTCACAAGATGGTAAGAAATTTATCAAATTTAAACAGCTTATAACTAAAAAAGGTAAAGTTATGAGCGAAATTCATAGTGGCAATGAAAACGAGATAAGTCTTGGTGTCAAGCTGCCAAAATTTAGCTTTTTGAGGGAGAAAATATGA